Proteins from one uncultured Anaeromusa sp. genomic window:
- the tsf gene encoding translation elongation factor Ts — protein MITAAMVKELRERTGAGMMDCKKALGEVDGDMDKAVDFLREKGLAAAAKKAGRIAAEGLVEAYIHGAGRIGVMVEVNCETDFVAKTDDFHGLAKDIAMQIAAANPMYVRREEVPEEILEHEKEILRAQALNEGKPAAIVEKMITGRIEKYYKEVCLMEQVFIKNPDVTITQLINEKIAKIGENISIRRFTRYQLGDGIEKKENDFAAEVMAAVQG, from the coding sequence ATGATAACTGCTGCAATGGTAAAAGAGCTTCGGGAACGTACCGGAGCGGGTATGATGGACTGTAAAAAAGCTCTTGGTGAAGTTGACGGTGACATGGATAAAGCAGTTGACTTTTTGCGGGAAAAAGGGTTGGCAGCTGCTGCGAAAAAAGCAGGCCGCATAGCAGCGGAAGGTTTAGTTGAAGCTTATATTCATGGCGCCGGACGTATTGGCGTTATGGTAGAAGTAAACTGTGAAACCGACTTTGTAGCTAAAACCGATGACTTCCATGGCTTAGCCAAGGATATTGCCATGCAAATTGCTGCTGCGAATCCGATGTATGTTCGTCGTGAAGAAGTTCCAGAAGAAATCTTGGAGCATGAAAAAGAAATTCTTCGCGCACAGGCGTTAAACGAAGGCAAGCCGGCAGCGATTGTTGAAAAAATGATTACTGGCCGTATTGAAAAATATTATAAAGAAGTTTGCTTGATGGAGCAGGTTTTCATTAAAAATCCAGATGTGACCATTACGCAACTTATTAATGAAAAAATTGCCAAGATTGGTGAAAACATCAGCATTCGCCGCTTTACTCGCTATCAGTTGGGCGATGGCATTGAGAAAAAGGAAAATGATTTTGCAGCAGAAGTTATGGCTGCAGTACAAGGATAA
- a CDS encoding isoprenyl transferase, translating to MWKKWLTGSEKSKTGVSCQEKVPRHVAIIMDGNGRWAKERGLLRTFGHRAGAETLQKIIQTASDIGIEVLTVYAFSTENWKRPEEEVGLLMRLIAEYLDSKLAAMHANQVQLRHLGDLAGLPSALQLKLTKAMEQTRNNTGLVVNLAINYGGRAEILEAVKALARAVENGEVRAAEIDEDVFAAALYTQGLPDPDLLIRTSGDVRLSNFLLWQTAYTELYFCDVNWPDFTPEHLMEAIASFQKRERRFGGLKK from the coding sequence ATGTGGAAGAAATGGCTGACTGGCTCAGAAAAATCAAAAACAGGCGTATCGTGCCAAGAAAAAGTACCGCGTCACGTAGCCATCATTATGGATGGCAATGGACGTTGGGCTAAGGAACGGGGCTTATTACGCACTTTTGGGCATCGAGCAGGCGCGGAAACGTTGCAAAAAATTATTCAAACCGCATCCGATATCGGCATTGAAGTTCTCACTGTGTATGCTTTTTCGACGGAAAATTGGAAGCGCCCTGAAGAAGAAGTGGGGCTGTTGATGCGTCTCATTGCCGAATACCTGGATAGTAAGTTGGCTGCTATGCATGCTAACCAAGTGCAGCTTCGCCATCTTGGTGATTTAGCGGGTTTGCCGTCGGCGCTGCAACTGAAGCTGACTAAAGCTATGGAACAAACTAGGAATAATACAGGCTTGGTTGTCAATTTGGCGATTAATTACGGGGGCCGAGCGGAGATTCTAGAGGCGGTAAAGGCGTTGGCCCGCGCGGTAGAAAATGGCGAAGTGCGCGCCGCTGAAATCGATGAGGACGTGTTTGCGGCGGCTCTATACACTCAAGGACTTCCGGATCCGGACCTTTTGATCCGGACCAGTGGCGATGTTCGTCTAAGTAATTTTTTGCTTTGGCAGACTGCCTATACGGAATTGTATTTTTGCGATGTAAACTGGCCTGATTTTACGCCGGAGCATTTAATGGAGGCTATTGCTTCCTTTCAAAAGCGAGAGCGGCGTTTTGGAGGGCTTAAGAAGTAA
- the pyrH gene encoding UMP kinase, whose product MTTAKYKRVVLKLSGEALAGGKGYGIDPDVAEGIAREIKEVRAAGVEVAIVVGGGNIWRGLRGSAQGMDRATADYMGMLATVINSLALQDALESEGVDTRVQTAIEMRQVAEPYIRRRAVRHLEKGRVVIFAAGTGNPYFSTDTTAALRAAEVEADAILMAKNNADGVYDSDPRSNPDAKKFKELEYLEILKRRLSVMDSTATSLCMDNEIPIIVFSMDKPGNILKAALGHDIGTVVGGKNCEC is encoded by the coding sequence TTGACTACTGCAAAATACAAAAGAGTGGTCCTGAAGCTGAGCGGAGAAGCTCTGGCAGGTGGAAAAGGCTATGGAATTGATCCAGATGTAGCGGAAGGCATTGCTCGTGAAATCAAGGAAGTGCGGGCGGCCGGAGTGGAAGTAGCTATTGTAGTAGGCGGAGGCAATATTTGGCGAGGTTTGCGCGGTAGTGCGCAGGGAATGGATCGGGCGACTGCCGACTATATGGGGATGTTGGCTACCGTCATTAATTCTTTGGCCTTGCAAGATGCGCTGGAAAGCGAAGGCGTTGATACGCGTGTGCAAACGGCCATTGAAATGCGTCAAGTAGCAGAGCCGTATATCCGCCGACGGGCGGTGCGCCATTTGGAAAAAGGCCGGGTAGTTATCTTTGCCGCTGGAACTGGAAATCCGTACTTTTCTACGGATACAACTGCTGCCCTGCGGGCGGCGGAAGTGGAAGCAGACGCTATTTTGATGGCGAAGAACAATGCAGATGGCGTATATGACTCCGACCCTCGCAGCAATCCGGATGCAAAGAAATTTAAAGAGTTGGAATACCTGGAAATTCTTAAACGCCGCTTGTCGGTTATGGACTCCACAGCGACAAGCTTGTGCATGGACAACGAAATACCTATTATTGTTTTTAGCATGGATAAACCTGGTAATATTTTAAAGGCAGCTCTTGGTCATGATATAGGTACTGTTGTGGGAGGGAAGAATTGTGAGTGTTAA
- the rpsB gene encoding 30S ribosomal protein S2 — MAVISMKQLLEAGVHFGHQTRRWNPKMAPYIFTERNGIYIIDLQKTVKKVDEAYNFVRDLAADGGTLLFVGTKKQAQDAVREEAARCNMFFVNERWLGGMMTNFKTIQARINRLRKLEEMETNGVFEVLPKKEVLQLRHEMDRLQKFLGGIKNMRKLPSALFIIDPRKERIAVAEARNLGIPIVAIVDTNCDPDEIDHVIPGNDDAIRAVKLLTAKMADAILEGRQGEQHDEENAEVAVDEAAE; from the coding sequence ATGGCAGTAATTTCAATGAAACAGCTTCTCGAAGCAGGGGTGCACTTTGGTCACCAGACCCGGAGATGGAACCCTAAAATGGCTCCTTATATTTTTACGGAGCGCAATGGCATCTATATCATCGACTTGCAGAAAACCGTTAAAAAAGTAGACGAGGCGTATAACTTTGTACGTGATTTGGCTGCTGACGGCGGCACCTTGCTGTTTGTTGGTACGAAAAAGCAGGCCCAAGACGCTGTGCGTGAAGAAGCGGCTCGCTGCAATATGTTCTTTGTCAACGAGCGTTGGCTGGGCGGTATGATGACCAATTTTAAAACCATCCAAGCGCGGATTAACCGTCTGCGTAAGCTGGAAGAAATGGAAACAAACGGCGTATTCGAAGTACTGCCGAAGAAAGAAGTTCTGCAGTTGCGTCACGAAATGGATCGCTTGCAGAAATTCCTGGGCGGCATCAAGAACATGCGCAAACTTCCGTCTGCCTTGTTCATTATTGATCCTCGCAAAGAGCGTATCGCAGTTGCGGAAGCTCGCAATCTCGGAATTCCGATCGTAGCGATTGTCGACACAAACTGCGATCCTGATGAAATTGATCATGTAATTCCTGGCAACGATGACGCGATTCGTGCGGTTAAACTGCTGACGGCTAAGATGGCGGATGCTATTTTGGAAGGTCGCCAAGGTGAACAGCATGATGAAGAAAATGCGGAAGTTGCTGTAGACGAAGCCGCTGAATAA
- the frr gene encoding ribosome recycling factor produces MKKSIEALRRELASLRAGRATPALLDKVMVDYYGTPTAINQVANISVPEPRMIVIQPWEKTLVGAIEKAILKSDLGLNPNSDGSAIRLVLPQLTQERRAELVKQVHKKAEETRVGIRNLRRDTNDAMKKLEKDKTISEDELKKAQEDTQKLTDKYIKEVDQVMASKEKEILEL; encoded by the coding sequence ATGAAAAAAAGCATCGAGGCATTGCGGCGAGAGCTGGCTTCGTTGCGAGCAGGGCGTGCTACGCCTGCTTTACTGGATAAAGTCATGGTTGATTACTATGGAACGCCTACGGCTATTAACCAGGTGGCGAATATTAGCGTGCCGGAGCCGCGGATGATTGTGATTCAGCCTTGGGAGAAAACCCTTGTCGGCGCTATTGAAAAAGCGATTTTAAAGTCGGACCTGGGATTAAACCCCAATAGTGACGGCAGCGCAATTCGTCTTGTTTTACCGCAGTTGACCCAGGAGCGTCGTGCGGAATTGGTAAAACAAGTGCACAAGAAAGCGGAAGAAACCCGCGTAGGTATTCGCAATTTGCGCCGTGATACTAATGACGCGATGAAAAAATTAGAAAAAGATAAAACCATTTCTGAAGACGAACTAAAAAAAGCACAAGAGGATACACAAAAACTGACAGACAAGTATATTAAAGAAGTGGACCAGGTTATGGCGTCCAAGGAAAAAGAAATTCTGGAGCTGTAG
- a CDS encoding FapA family protein, translated as MEDSTTKPQEVGFRLEHHPDGAYLTVDAACRAELQGVLQTVASEASEYDPEEIQKCLSEKTGKAVRIGLSLPLPEIKWMVSKDRMEVVLEIEAGEKFRKANPQDVIAKLNAAGIVSGIDESAVAKVCKHPGASVVCATGRKAVDGKNAIINILVNTDDSGRPAELEDGRVDFKNLNLFTVVESGQALAEKVPATPGEEGQDVLGNPVFPRPGKDIPLPIGKNVEIRDELIVVSSVSGQFNYANRKISVLPIIEIKGDVDLSTGNVNFVGGVIVRGSVTEGFSVKAGENVEVHGSVCGGVVEGQNVFIKMGVQGMHKGRILAEKNVVAKFIENAQVVAGEEVIVSEAILHSKVSAGKRIIVDGKRGMVIGGTITAGEEIRSKSLGTHMATNTEVEVGVNPMLREEHQALKRDLRKQELSLDQTQKALALLRSRDLNSLPPEKRDIMLKMTKAQFQLAGQVESMRARMVEIELSLEEMRNGRVRVMDTVYPGVKIVLGNLVKFIREPEKFVSYYAEDGDIHKGSYK; from the coding sequence ATGGAAGATTCGACAACAAAACCGCAGGAAGTGGGTTTCCGTTTGGAACATCACCCGGATGGCGCTTATTTGACAGTGGATGCAGCTTGTAGGGCGGAATTGCAAGGTGTGCTGCAGACGGTTGCCAGCGAGGCGAGCGAATACGATCCAGAGGAAATCCAAAAATGTCTGTCGGAAAAGACCGGAAAGGCTGTGCGGATTGGTCTGTCATTGCCTTTGCCGGAAATCAAATGGATGGTCTCTAAAGATCGTATGGAAGTTGTGCTGGAAATTGAGGCCGGTGAAAAGTTTCGCAAGGCAAACCCGCAGGACGTAATCGCCAAGTTAAATGCCGCGGGAATTGTCAGCGGTATTGATGAAAGCGCGGTTGCCAAGGTATGCAAGCATCCTGGGGCCTCGGTTGTTTGTGCTACTGGTAGAAAAGCGGTGGATGGAAAAAACGCGATAATTAATATTCTAGTTAATACCGATGATTCAGGACGTCCTGCGGAACTAGAGGATGGCCGTGTTGATTTTAAAAACTTGAACTTGTTTACCGTGGTAGAAAGTGGACAGGCTTTGGCGGAAAAAGTGCCTGCTACGCCTGGCGAAGAGGGGCAAGACGTCTTAGGAAATCCTGTATTTCCTAGGCCGGGAAAGGACATTCCTCTGCCGATTGGAAAGAATGTTGAAATTCGAGACGAACTGATTGTTGTCTCATCTGTTTCCGGTCAATTTAATTACGCCAATCGGAAGATTAGTGTTTTACCCATTATTGAAATCAAAGGCGATGTGGATTTATCGACGGGTAATGTTAATTTTGTTGGCGGCGTGATTGTGCGCGGCTCGGTTACCGAGGGCTTTAGTGTCAAGGCAGGAGAAAATGTCGAGGTGCATGGTTCTGTATGCGGCGGTGTTGTGGAAGGGCAGAACGTATTTATTAAAATGGGTGTGCAGGGCATGCACAAAGGGCGCATTTTGGCGGAAAAGAATGTAGTGGCTAAGTTCATAGAAAACGCGCAGGTGGTGGCTGGCGAAGAAGTTATTGTCAGTGAAGCCATTTTGCACTCTAAGGTTAGCGCCGGTAAACGCATTATTGTTGACGGCAAGCGCGGCATGGTTATTGGCGGGACGATCACGGCAGGTGAGGAAATTCGTTCTAAAAGCCTGGGAACGCACATGGCGACCAATACAGAAGTAGAAGTAGGCGTAAATCCCATGTTACGGGAAGAGCATCAAGCGTTAAAACGTGATTTGCGCAAACAGGAACTGAGCTTGGATCAGACGCAAAAAGCCTTAGCCCTGCTTCGTTCGAGAGACTTGAATTCGTTGCCGCCGGAAAAAAGAGATATTATGCTGAAGATGACGAAAGCCCAGTTTCAATTGGCCGGCCAAGTGGAAAGCATGCGTGCACGTATGGTGGAAATTGAACTTTCGTTGGAAGAAATGCGCAATGGCAGGGTGCGTGTCATGGACACGGTTTATCCAGGGGTGAAGATTGTCTTAGGTAATCTGGTTAAATTCATTCGTGAACCGGAAAAATTTGTTTCGTATTATGCGGAAGACGGCGATATTCATAAAGGTTCGTACAAGTAA